A window of Falco rusticolus isolate bFalRus1 chromosome 18, bFalRus1.pri, whole genome shotgun sequence genomic DNA:
CTAGCCTTCGAGGGCAGCTCAGCTGGTACCTGCTCCTTGGTCTTATGTTAGTGCTCCGAGACGGGGGTGGCGGGAGAGGTCAGAGGAGAGACAGTCTGTCGCGGAGACAGGCtgaggctgggctgagctggcccTTTGCTCCAGGCTAGTGATGAGCATCCCTGGGCCTGGCTGCTATGCGCAGGACCCCGCTGAGCTCGGGCAAAGAAGCCCTTGTTTCCCGCTGTGCAGCCCCCTGCCTTGGCTTCCTTTTGGTGGGGTTGCAGGCTGCTCCTGAGGtgtccctgtgctctgcttcctccctgccctctctcccaggtgcacctccagccccaagcCATGTCCTGCTGCAACCCGTGCCAGtcctgccagccctgcggcCCGACCCCGCTGGCCAGCAGCTGCAACGAGCCCTGttgcaggcagtgccaggactcCGTCGTCGTCATCCAGCCCTCCGCCGTGGTGGtgaccctgcccggccccatcctcagctccttcccgcagAACACCGCCGTGGGCTCCTCCACCTCCGCTGCCgttggcagcatcctcagctctgaGGGAGTGCCCATCAACTCCGGGGGCTTTGACCTCTCCTGCATCACCAGCCGCTACTGCGGCAGCAGGTGTCGCCCCTGCTAAAGCCACTGGTGACGGCCCGGACAAGGATCCGCTGGAACCCAGAAGATGATGCCAGGCTGAACGACGGAGACTCTGGCCATTGCTTTGAGAGGGGCTGAGCATGCCTCACGCCTCCTGCAACGGGTGTCAGCCCTGAGGAAGGGGCCAGCCTGGGCTCTCTTGAAACATGACCGATGCCTCTCGTTGCCTTCCTCcactctctccttttcctcctttgcctttgtttttgtCCACTCCCCTGGGCCATGAGGCCAACCAAAGCCAGCCTAGGGGGGACCTGCCTGTCCCTCTCCCTCTGTGGGGCACTGGCTCTTGGCTGTCCGCGCGACCCTTTCCCTGTGGCCTCCCCTCAGAGACATCTTGTTTCCCTCTTTGGACTCATTAAactctgcagcatcccagcccctggctctgtgtGGTCCTTTCCTCTCTGGATGTTCTCTAAAGCTGcgcagggaggaaggagatgcGCCGGGAGGGAACAAATGGGGGAGCAAGTGGATCCTTTCTCATTCCTAGACCAATGGGAGGgcagcacacacagccccaTGGCCTCCTTTGGTCGCTGTCCCTCGGAGCTGAGGACAACATCTCTGGCCACTGCACAGCCCGTGCCCATCAGCCCTTCCCGTGCTGTGTGTCTGCCCAGAAATAGTCCCCTTGGCCTCCAAACAAGCCCTGCGGATGGTGATGCCAGCTTGCCCTGTCTTCATGGGACGAGCCcggtgctgcaggaggcccTGGGAGGTCAGCAGCCCCACGGGCACTCAGGGCAGTTCCTCTTGCTCTggatggagctgtgctgggggagaagGCTCAGGCAGAAGGTGGCGACGAGGACGGAAGGAGGGAATAGCAGGAGAAATCACCCTGGCTAGAGCCCACAGCCgcctcctcctcacctccccaCCCATCTCcaggaggaaggggcagggtGTGCATCCGAGGGCAAGGGTAGCTACGGCAAGTCCCCTCTCATTCCGTCACGTCCGTACAGCGGGTCCCTGCAGAGGCCAATGGGCATCATTGCCCACTGTCCTCTGAGGGGAACACCTGTGGCAGAAGGAGTCTGCTCCTGATGGcacagagagaaagcaggaaaaaagcacataaatgaCAAACACTCATGGCACTTGCATGAACCATAAGTGGGGCAATACTGAAAAGACCTTGGCTGGCTTCCAGACCCACCAGgctgctctctccctctccctctccctgcgCAACGCGACAGAGGGggaaagaaggtgaaaaagGCTGTGGGTCGAGGCAAAGCCAGGGGCATCACTTACCCGTTactttcactggaaaacagacTTGACTGGGGGAACATTCCTCAAACATATTGCCAACGAAAAATAGAGCAGGgtggagagaaacagcaaaaaagccCTTAAGATGCCTCCACCCGTCCCCACGTCTTCTCCACAGCCTCAGCTTCCCTCCTTCATTCACGGCTC
This region includes:
- the LOC119159072 gene encoding feather keratin Cos1-2-like encodes the protein MSCCNPCQSCQPCGPTPLASSCNEPCCRQCQDSVVVIQPSAVVVTLPGPILSSFPQNTAVGSSTSAAVGSILSSEGVPINSGGFDLSCITSRYCGSRCRPC